The Tumebacillus amylolyticus DNA segment TACGCAACCGGTGATGTATTGCAATACTTTGATGCGATGAAGCGTGAGTTCCATCCGAATCTTCGCGACAGCAACATCCTTGTCGTGTGGCGTGAAGATATCAACTTCAGCCACATCGCTATCGGTCAAGTCGTACCCCCGCTGTTCCGTTTCATGACGAACTGCGACGCACTGATTCTCGTCAGCAAGCCTTTGTGGAATGGAAAGCTTAACGAAGGCGAAAAGGCATACCACATGGATGAAGCACTGTCCATGATCGAGGCGACTGACAAGTGGATGGACGATAGCCGCCCTAAGCTGAGGACCGTTCAACCCGTCAAGATCGGTTTTGCTGATGTCGTAAAACGCCATGGTGCCGTTGAGCCGACCGTCAAGAAATTTGTGACAGCAGTCTCACAACCGCTGCAAATGAACCTGTTCAAACTCTTACATGAAGCTGAACGCAGACAAACGCAGACGTATGGGGGCCTCCATTTGGTGGAGCGAGAGTCGATGTATTCTGTTCCTTCAGAACATTTATTTAGCGAAGCAGCAAAAGTGGTTATGTCAGTAGGACGGGCAACGGTTGCTGTCTTACAAGATGAACTTGATGTTGACTACCGCACCGCCTATATCCTCATGGGGCAATTGCAGGAGGCGAAGTTCGTTGGTGACATGCAAGGTCTTAGCGGTCGCGAAGTATTGGTAACACCTGACATGTTGGAGTTGTACGGCCAAGCATCGGCTGAGGCGCAATAGAAAGGGGCATGACGCATGATTGAAGTTGTGACAGACGAGATCACCGTCGTGCAAGTCTGCGGTGGAGCTGGCGGCGCCGGGATCGGCGTGAATAACATCAAGGTCGAGTACGGCGGCCGGATCGTGCGGGCACGGAACCTGTTCAGCATCGACTTCGATCTTGGTGCCTGCAAAAATTTCACTCTTCTGACCGGCGCGCCCGCGTATTGCCTCGACTTGTTTTCTCGTGAGCAGTATACCGACTTCCACGGCCATGAGCCGCCGGGGGATTGGGTGGAGATCACACCGCAGATGATTCACGATCTCTGCGGGGGCATCCCTCCGGACATCGTCATCATCAGCTCGCCGTGCAAGGGGTACAGTGGACTGTTGCCCAAGGCGCTGTCTCAGACGAAGAAGTACCAGGCTTACAACGAGCTGTACTTCCGCTGCAACTGGTTGTTCTTCGAGGCATTTCGGGAGCATCCGGATGGTCCGCCTGCGGCGGTGATGACCGAGAACGTCCCGCGCGTCAAAGACCGAGGCAAGGAGATTCTCACCCGCACTCTCACGATGTACGAGCGTGGAGGGTACGCGACGATCAACTCCGATCACTGCCTTGGGAAGAAGGGCGGCCTCGCGCAAAAGCGGGCGAGAAACAAGACGCTCGTTCGGAACTTGAAGAAGTGCCCTGAGCCAATTCATGAAGCGCCCAACTTGCCATACAAGAAGATCGGCGATGTGATCGGGCCGCTTCCGTTCCCCGGAGATTCCGCATGCGGGCCGTTACACCAACTGCCTTCGCTGGAATACGGCACATGGGAGCGTCTTGCATGCATCCCTGCTGGGGGTGATTGGCGCGCGCTTGAAGAGTTTGATCATGAGCAGTACACGGTCGTGCCGGTTGGTTACAAGCCCCGCAATGGTGCTATGGCTGTTGAGGATTGGAATAGCACATCGCGGACCGTATCATGCGGCGCAGGCTTCGGTCGCTCCAACGGGGCATCGGCCTTAGCGGATCTCCGCTTCGGAAACGGCGAAGGGCGCCATGCGTCGCACTTCCGCGTTGAGATGTGGGACGGGGTCAGTGGCACGGTCACTGGTGCAACCCACGTCGCCAACGGGCGGATCTGCGTGAGTGACCCGAGCTTGAAGCCACGTGAGTCACGACATCCGGGCGTGTATCAAATCATCCCGATGGATCAGGTCGCACCGACCGTCACGGGAACCCGCTTCGGCAGCGGTGCGATCGCCGTCGCGGACAACCGCCATCTCACCGGAGGATACAGCAACAAGCACAAGGTTTACGGTTGGGGCGGCATCGGTGGAACTGTCACTGGCATGCGGGACATCCAAGAGGGTGCGCCGAGTATCTCTGATCCACGTCCCGGAGCATGCCATACTCGCCCGCATGACTTCGGCGTTCTGAACTGGGGCCAACCAGCTCCGACGATTCGCGGTGCAGGGCGAGTCATGAACAGCGCATCATCTCTCGCCGATCCTCGTATCAACTGCCGGCCGCGGGCAGGCACCTACGGCATCATCGGGATGGAAGAGACGGCGCCGACGATTTCCGGCAGCGCGGACGTCCACATGTCAAAGTGTGCGTTCGCAGATGAACGTGTGTCCGATGGAGTCGGCGAACTTGCGGAGGTCGTCGTGATCGATTGGCTCGCGACCCCTAAAAAAGTACGCATCACTGATCGGAGCATCAACGTGCGTCAGGTCGCCGAAACCAAACGCTTGCTAGAAGCGGCTGGTCCCGAGCAGTACGTCAATGTCTCCATCGACGAGCATGGGTTCACGGTCGTCAATCGATTCGGAGTTGTTGAGGGTGACGAAGAGGAAGAACTGACACCCAACGGCGACTGGATGGACAAGCTTGGCCCGGTCATGACCAAGGGGAACATCAAGCGTATGGTCGAGTCGCTTTACCGTGACGGCTACTCAGGTCACGCGCCGATCGCATCGCTCTGGCACGCGATCCAGCATGTTTATGATCGGGCGGCGGCGGGGTACTTCCGTATCCCGCACCGCAAGGAGCGTGGTGTCTGGATCATCCTGAGCCCGCACGACGGCGCTTGGCACCGTCCGCTTACGACGTTCGAATTGTCGGCACTCCAAGGCTTCAAGTCTCAACTTCCAACCGGTCACCCGTTTATGATGATCGGAAGCTCAAACGACGCCAAGCACCGCGAGTGGATCGGGAACGCGATCCCGCCTGCGGCTGCGATGGCCGTCATCGGAACGGCGGCTCTTTCGATCGTTGCTTCGCGTGAAGGGTTGTTCCTCTTGAGCAACGAGAAGATCTGGGTTGCACCGGAACAGAACGGAAACTGGTGGGATGACTTCCTCCAGATGGGGGATGTAGATGAGGAGTTCGCGGTGGTCCACTAAGGGCCATCGCGGTGCGAGAGGGGGAGAAACAGTGAAAAGGCAGGTAAAACGGCAATATCTCCGTGATACCCGGATGAGGCTGGGGGTTACCCTTGAGGAATTGGCGAATGAAGGGTGCGGTGGTATTGCGCGTCAGTCCCTACAATATCACGAATTCGGAATGACAAATCCCACTGCAAAGACGGCTTCTGAGGTAGCAGCGTATTTATCAAAACGTCGTGATGAAATCGTAAAAAATTTGCTAGATCAGATTGCAGAACTTTCGGCCATCGATTTTACGACAGAAGCCCTCTATCAAGTCAATGGAGGTTTCTAGTTATGGAAAACCAACTTCTGAACAAGTCGAAGTTGTTGTGCCCGGAACGACTCGCCGAAATAATTGCCCGCCGCGAGAAGATCGGTCCGGTCGGGATCGTCTGCAACAACTGTACCGCGGAAGGCTACACGGTGGGCTGGGTCAACGTGTACCAAGGTCAAAAAAGCGACATCGATGTGGAACAGCTGCTCCGAGATGAAGAAGAACTCCTCGCCCACATCGCGGCCATGGAGGAGCACAAGGAACTCCGGGCGCTCCTTATCTTGCAAGAACTTAACCAAGAAGAGGACGACGACGTTCTCATGTGGGTCAGGTACTACACGCGAAACGGGCGCTTTGACTCTTCTCTGCAAGAGATCATCGCCGACGATGGAGTTCGGACGGCCAAGGACATTATATGTGAAGTACGTGCCTTCATCAGGTATCAGAGCCCGCAGAGAGGGGGCGAGAGAGCATGACGTTGCCGAAGGGATTCGTCTCAGGTGGTACGCTCCAAAGTTCCAGTTTGACCTCTAAGTTGGAACCCGCCGTTTATGCACACGGCAAGGCTATCTACTGGCTGAGAATGTTGAAAGAAGGCATGGTCCCGACGAAATGGGCCAAGCAGACCCAGAACGGTACGAAAGTGAACTTCGCATACCCGCGGACGCAAGAACAGTTTGACGACTCCGAACGCCAACTTCGTTCCTTCGTCAGCGAGATTAACGAGAAATACGACCTTGGCATTGAGTTCGTCAAGGACGGTACTTCGCAGAAAGGTGGCGAGGGGGAGTGAAGAGACGGAACGGAAGAATCGTAAAGCTCTCACGACGTAACCCCTACCACCCACGCCGGTGCATCGACTTGCGACACAGCAAGACCCGCCGCAAACGACGCCAGATGGTCGGAGGCCGCCGATGACCCCGCAGTTCAACTTCACCCCGGAGCAGGTCGAGCACCATCTCCGGGAGTGGGGTGAGGAACTGGAGCTGACGGAAACTCAGATTGGCGTGCTGATACTTTGTTCCGGTAAGGAGGACCTCACAGATCAGCAGATCGCCGACAAGATTGGAGTGATGAAGTACGAAGTGCGGAAAGCACTTACTCACCTTCGGGAAGCACTTGGCGCATCCAAGAAGTCGGAGATCTACTTCAAGTCGTACCAGCGGCTGCAGGCGGTCGCCGAACGGGAAGGGGCGGAGTAGCGTGGATCACTTTTCTATCAAAGCAACGCGGCGCGAGCGGGTCCGTTCTGTCAAGGCGTGAATCTGGCAGATGCGGCAATTTTCAAAGCAAGCCGGACCTACCAAGCAGCATAGCACCAAGCCGAAAAAGTTCGCGGGCCACTGGCCTGCTTTTCGGCGTTTCACCACTGCTCCAAGGGGCACCAATCACGAGGAGGAAGATGACGATGCAAACGGCAATGGCAATTAGATACGATGGTGAGTTCAAGGGGTATGTTGGCCTTTCCGATAAGGAAGTCGAGCGCCTCGTCAAAAGCCTGCTCAAGGACTACAAAAAGTTGGAGGGGCGTATCAAGGCGGCGACACGGCAAGCGGAAGGGAAGGGGATGACGATTGCGCGTGGTGCGATTTTGACGGGGTACGAGGAGCGTTTGGCGGAGGTGGGTCGCGCATACACTCAGGACAACCACGAGTTAATGCACGTCGCGAAAGCTGAGAACCTCTTCGCTGGCATCCAGGGTTGCACGGAGGAAGACACAGTGGCACTCGATGAGATTACCGGCTTGATGGTCGGTACGAGAGCGTTCGGGGGTGAGGCGGTCGTTTGGAACGGGCTTGTGGTGCCGTTTGACGTAGCGTGCGATCTCGCGGCACAGGATGCGCGAAACTTCCAGCAAGAGAAGGACACCATCGACTACGCTTTGGAAGAGTTGGAGAAGTACGACCCGAATGGTGCGCTGATCCTCCGGGGCCAGTACTGCCAGCGCCGATCTGTTGCCAACGTCATGATGGAGCTGCAGGAGTTAATCACCGCTGAGGACACAGACGCAACGTTGGCCGAATCGACTTACCACCGCTGGCGTAAGGAGGCGGTGAAGGAGTTCGGGAAGCTGGTAGGGGTTTGTTAATCATAAACGCAGATATACGGCATAGAAAATGAAAACCGACTGGATAATCTCTGACCAGTCGGTTTTTTATTTTAGTCGTTTTGTTTCTGTGTCCAATCAACGAAGTCATTTCGGAATGACTCGAATTTGTCATCTGTCGCGGAGAGTTCTATCATGTGTAATATCTCAGTATTTGTGAAGTTTTTCCATAATGCGTTTGTGATTGAATTAAAAATGTGTTTGTCATTATCTATCTTGGTCTTCGATTTCTCATACTCTGTTGTAAATTGCAAAAGAACTGCCATTGCTTCATGGGCACATTGTTCGCTACAACAATTCCTCATGATATAGCCCCCATCGATTCTATCTATCTGTACAGCGAAATAAGTATCATGGGTTTCGGTGCTAACTTTATTCCCACAGTTACAGTAAAAAATCCAAGGTTTCTTTCGATTCTTTTTTGGGAACTGTTTTTTGTGGATATTTTTTAACATCGCAGTTCATACCTCCCAAGTATATATGGTTGATGGAAAACACTACACTTACTATATACGATTTTTGTTTGATAATTGAAATAGAAATATTTATCTGAGATTATTGATGGAGCACACTCAAAGTTGGAGGGGAATAAAATGGAGATTATTGTTAAAACACGCATCTGTGAAGAAGTTGGTATTTCTACTGATGTTATGAAGAGTTTTTTACAAAGTGCTCTTGATCAATTATCGGAAATCTCTGATGGTAATTTATGGTTAGAAAAACTTGACGCAATTATTATACCGGATGACTTTGGTGAAGAACTAATCGCTTTCCAAAAAGAAAAAGGAATAAGTGAAGGATTCACCGAGAACTCGTATGGAACAGCGGTTGGAAAAACCTTGCAGTATATGGTTGGCGATACGTCACGATTTACAATTTTTCTTAGAGAGTATATAATGTTTGGTTTGTTTTCGGAGGAAGTAAAGCAGCAGTCTGCAAATGTAATTCATCACGAACTGTGCCACGTCCATGACGATACAATAAAAGAGAGGATGTTAGGGTTAGAGTTTGTGATGAGAATGGGAGGGGATTTTCAAACGGTTCTTCGCCTACATGCTGACATAATATGGTCTGAATTCAAAGCAACTGAATTATCATCAGTGACAAAAAGAGTCGAAGAAATTCAAATAGAACATGTATTAAAAATGGTTGAGAGATCAAAACCATTTATCGATGATGAGATAGCGAAATATAGAATTCATGGAGAAATTACAGCTTTATTTGACAAGGTACAATTAGAGGCATCTGATTTACTGAAACAACTCGTTTATATCATAGGAGACTTAGTTGGTAAGGGGTGGAGCGACAAGTTGGAAATGTTTTCAGAATTGATAAATCGAACTTATCTAAAAGAAATATGGACGGATTTGGTAAAAGAATTGATGAGACTTAATAGTATTTACGAGCATTGGTCAGGCGTAGAAGAATTGGATACGTTAGGGGGAGTTGTAATGAAGCTATGGAATGTTTACGGCTTATACCCGAATGAAAACTGGTATATCTCCGTACCCGCGGTTAACCCGCTCGAAGGATAATCTCATCTAATACGTGAGAGTTTTATGAGAGAAAAATAGGAGTAGGTTGCAAGTTTTCCCTGAGTTCCCCGTGTGATAATGATAGCGTGGAAGTCAAAGGAACCCGTCGATGACCACCAGACGACGGATAGACCACCTGCAGAGGAGCGGCGTGCTTGCCGATCAGCGGGTGGTCTTTTCGTTGGCGAAAGGAGCGACGGCTGTGGAACGACTGATCAAATACGAATGCTGTGGCTGTAAGGAGCAGTTCATTGTCAACTCCGCGCGCGTCGAGGAGGGCGACAACAAACGTCCTAAAGAGTTGCAGTGCCCATTTGGCTGTGAGTACGCCGCTTTTGCGGTAGTCGGGCAGAACCCCGATGATGACCACCTGCAAGGTGAGTTCGGGTGCTTGTGGCCGTCGGGGCAAGTCGATCCACAGACCTGCTGTTCACCTAATATCGAACGTGCGTCTTCCCGAGAACAAGACGACGGCAAAGGAGTGAGGACGATGTAGACGCCACCCGAACAACTCCACAAGGGCACCAGACCACCGCACCCACTGACGGTGGTCTTTCCCATGCCGATGTAGCTCAGATGGTAGAGCAACCTCCTTGTAAGAGGATGCGCGCTGGTTCGAGTCCTGTCGTCGGCACCATCGCCCCGTCGCCGGGCTAAGGCGGCACATACCTATCCGAGGAGTGATTCCTATGCAAGACAACCAAACCCTGAGCCCGAACGAAAACGTGAACGTCAGCGGCTGTTCCGCATGCGGTAACGATCATCAAACGGCACAGATCACCAGCACGAACGCAACCGGCGGCGAATTCGAATGCCCGGATACCCAAAAGCCCGTATCCTACACCGTCAACCAAACCTCTGATTCGCCGATGATCGCGGGTCTTACCGAAGGGCGGATCGCACACTATGTTCTTCCGCAAGCCCGCTGCTTCCCTAACCCGGAAGATCGTCACCGTCCGGCAATCGTAGTGAACGCGCACGGCGGCCGACTTGCAGACGGCCTGTGCAACCTGATTGTGTTCCTCGATGGTACGAACGACATCGCGGCTGATCTGAACAACATGGCGCTTACGATGTGGGCTCCGTCCATCAAGTACAGCGACGGCAAAGAGCCGGGCACTTGGCACTGGCCG contains these protein-coding regions:
- a CDS encoding DNA translocase FtsK, producing MTQFNYATGDVLQYFDAMKREFHPNLRDSNILVVWREDINFSHIAIGQVVPPLFRFMTNCDALILVSKPLWNGKLNEGEKAYHMDEALSMIEATDKWMDDSRPKLRTVQPVKIGFADVVKRHGAVEPTVKKFVTAVSQPLQMNLFKLLHEAERRQTQTYGGLHLVERESMYSVPSEHLFSEAAKVVMSVGRATVAVLQDELDVDYRTAYILMGQLQEAKFVGDMQGLSGREVLVTPDMLELYGQASAEAQ
- a CDS encoding helix-turn-helix domain-containing protein yields the protein MKRQVKRQYLRDTRMRLGVTLEELANEGCGGIARQSLQYHEFGMTNPTAKTASEVAAYLSKRRDEIVKNLLDQIAELSAIDFTTEALYQVNGGF